A single region of the Salvelinus sp. IW2-2015 linkage group LG20, ASM291031v2, whole genome shotgun sequence genome encodes:
- the syt5a gene encoding synaptotagmin Va has product MRSASVQARARRAAEEREEPPPGPAPPSTHHSDHQFKNMKSKFFNELTHSPNHKLKMPMWAIGAIVVVVLALVACLGFCIWKKCINKGKKPKKVRERKGGRGRRKKEGAGEGEEGKEGEGKEGEEEEKENFGKLEFTLDYNFTDNQLIVGILQAENLAAMDMGGTSDPYVKVYMLPDKKKKFETKVQRKNLCPVFNETFIFKIPYQELGGQTLVLQVFDFDRFGKHDVIGQISISMNSVDLAQPLHEWRDLVGGEKEEVEKLGDICISLRYVPTAGKLTINIMEAKHLKAMDCGGLSDPFVKVVLQHQGKRLKKKKTTVKQNTLNPYFNESFSFEIPFGQIQKVQVLITVYDYDKLGSNDAIGKVWIGFGASGVGLRHWSDMLANPRRPVAQWHALCPEEEVDEALKKPLR; this is encoded by the exons ATGCGATCGGCCAGTGTGCAAGCGCGGGCTCGTCGGGcggctgaggagagagaagagccgcCCCCAGGCCCcgcccctccctccacccaccaCTCTGATCACCAGTTCAAGAACATGAAGAGCAAGTTCTTCAACGAACTCACCCACAGCCCAA ATCATAAACTCAAAA TGCCCATGTGGGCAATAGGAGCCatagtggtggtggtgctggCTCTGGTGGCCTGTCTAGGTTTCTGTATCTGGAAGAAGTGCATCAACAAGGGCAAGAAGCCCAAGAAAGTACGCGAGAGGAAAGGAGGCCGAGGCagaagaaagaaggagggagccggagaaggagaggagggcaag GAAGGAGAGggtaaggaaggagaggaggaggaaaaagagaatTTCGGAAAACTGGAGTTCACCCTGGACTACAACTTCACTGacaaccag CTGATCGTGGGCATCCTGCAGGCTGAAAACCTGGCAGCCATGGACATGGGTGGCACCTCAGACCCCTATGTCAAGGTATACATGCTGCCAGACAAGAAGAAGAAGTTTGAGACCAAAGTCCAGCGCAAGAACCTCTGCCCCGTGTTCAACGAGACCTTCATCTTCAAG ATCCCCTACCAGGAGCTGGGCGGTCAGACTCTGGTCCTGCAGGTCTTTGACTTTGATCGCTTTGGTAAACATGACGTGATTGGACAGATCTCCATCTCCATGAACAGTGTGGACCTGGCTCAGCCACTCCACGAATGGAGGGATCTGgttggaggagagaaagaggag GTAGAGAAGCTAGGGGACATCTGTATCTCTCTGCGCTACGTCCCCACGGCCGGTAAATTGACCATCAACATCATGGAGGCCAAGCACCTAAAGGCGATGGACTGTGGAGGCTTGTCAG ATCCCTTCGTTAAAGTGGTGCTGCAGCACCAAGGCAAGCggctgaagaagaagaagacgacaGTCAAACAGAACACTCTGAACCCCTACTTCAACGAAAGCTTCAGCTTCGAGATCCCCTTTGGCCAAATACAG AAAGTCCAAGTGTTGATCACGGTGTACGATTACGACAAGCTGGGCAGCAACGACGCCATCGGGAAGGTTTGGATCGGCTTCGGCGCCTCTGGGGTGGGCCTCCGCCATTGGTCAGACATGCTGGCCAATCCAAGACGTCCCGTGGCCCAGTGGCACGCCCTGTGTCCTGAGGAGGAGGTGGATGAGGCCCTGAAGAAACCCCtccgctaa